In Quercus lobata isolate SW786 chromosome 12, ValleyOak3.0 Primary Assembly, whole genome shotgun sequence, a genomic segment contains:
- the LOC115972116 gene encoding probable WRKY transcription factor 17, whose protein sequence is MAVDLLGFPKMDDQTAIQEATSQGLRSMEHLIRFMSNRPNHMDCSDLTDHTVAKFKKVISLLNRTGHARFRRGPVRPSASPSSSDDSIFVPHSQTLSLAPTPPAPVVAPTAVSQIPITAPASYVSHPHSLTLDFTKPNAFASNAKASELDYAKDSFSVSSSSSFMSSAITGDGSVSNGKLGTSIFVSPAPAVSGGKPPLSSAPYKKRCHEHEHEHSGNVSGKFSGSGSKCHCSKRRKNRVKRTIRVPAISSKIADIPPDEYSWRKYGQKPIKGSPYPRGYYKCSTVRGCPARKHVERAPDDPTMLIVTYEAEHRHSGPLAMQENVASGVGLVFEST, encoded by the exons ATGGCGGTGGATCTCCTGGGCTTTCCGAAGATGGATGATCAGACGGCTATACAAGAAGCCACGTCACAAGGTTTGAGGAGCATGGAGCATCTGATTCGCTTCATGTCTAATCGGCCAAACCACATGGACTGTTCCGACCTCACAGACCACACTGTGGCCAAGTTCAAGAAAGTCATTTCTCTTCTGAACCGGACCGGTCACGCCCGGTTCAGGCGCGGACCGGTTCGTCCCTCTGCTTCGCCTTCTTCGTCTGATGACTCAATCTTTGTCCCTCACTCACAAACTCTTAGCCTAGCTCCTACTCCTCCGGCGCCGGTTGTTGCCCCGACCGCCGTGTCCCAGATCCCCATCACTGCTCCGGCGAGCTACGTTTCACATCCACATAGCTTGACTCTTGACTTCACAAAGCCTAATGCTTTTGCTTCGAACGCTAAGGCTTCGGAGCTCGATTACGCCAAGGATAGCTTCAGCGTGTCGTCGAGCTCGTCGTTCATGTCGTCGGCGATCACCGGAGATGGAAGCGTCTCTAACGGGAAGCTGGGAACTTCGATCTTTGTTTCTCCGGCGCCTGCCGTCTCCGGCGGAAAGCCACCGCTCTCGTCTGCTCCCTACAAGAAGAGGTGCCACGAACACGAGCACGAGCACTCCGGCAACGTCTCCGGCAAGTTCTCCGGCTCCGGCTCCAAGTGCCATTGCTCTAAAAGAAG GAAAAATCGGGTTAAGAGAACAATTAGAGTACCGGCAATTAGTTCAAAAATTGCTGATATTCCACCAGATGAGTATTCATGGAGGAAATATGGTCAGAAACCAATCAAGGGGTCACCATACCCACG gGGTTATTACAAATGTAGTACAGTAAGGGGTTGTCCAGCGAGGAAACACGTGGAGAGAGCACCTGATGATCCAACGATGCTGATTGTAACGTACGAGGCGGAGCACCGTCATTCGGGTCCACTCGCGATGCAGGAGAACGTGGCCTCTGGGGTGGGTTTGGTATTCGAGTCAACGTGA
- the LOC115971606 gene encoding exocyst complex component EXO70A1, whose amino-acid sequence MANDNKIETLISARKSLKLSLEKSKALGLALGKAGPRLEEINQTLPSLQAAVRPIRADKDALVAVGGHINRAVSPAAAVLKVFDAVHGLEKSLLSDPRNDLPGYLSVLKRLEEALKFLADNCGLAIQWLEDIVEYLEDNTVADERFLSNLKKSLKNLRELQDDGERAHLDGGLLDAALDKLENEFRRLLTEHSNPLPMSSSSSLGEQACIAPSPLPVSVIQKLQAILGRLIANKRLDKCISIYVEVRSSNVRASLQALNLDYLEISVSEFNDVTSIEGYIAQWGKHLEFAVKHLFEAEYKLCIDVFERMGLDVWMGCFAKIAAQAGILAFLQFGKTVTESRKDPNKLLKLLDIFASLNKLRLDFNRLFGGAACVEIQNLTRDLIKRVIDGAAELFWELLDQVALQREIPPPPDGGVPRLVIIIIDYCNKLLGDDYKTILTQVLVIHRSWKHEKFRERVLVNEVLNIIKAIEQNLEAWMKVIEDGTLSHFFAMNNHWYLYKHLKGTKVGDLLGDSWLKEHEQSKDYHSTYFLKDSWGKLPGHLSREGLLMFSGGRATARDLVKKRLKAFNEAFDEMYTQQSNWVVSDKDLREKTCQVVVQAVVPVYRSYMQNYGPLVEQDASSSKYVKYTVQTLEKMLMSLFHPKPGRYGSFKGRQSSGKFNNGVADLRRTASAVV is encoded by the coding sequence ATGGCGAATGACAATAAAATTGAGACCTTGATTTCTGCTAGGAAGTCTTTGAAGCTTAGCTTAGAGAAGTCAAAGGCTTTAGGGTTAGCTTTAGGCAAAGCTGGGCCAAGATTAGAGGAGATTAATCAAACATTACCTTCTCTTCAGGCTGCGGTTCGGCCTATTCGAGCCGACAAGGATGCCCTTGTTGCGGTTGGGGGCCATATCAACCGTGCAGTAAGCCCGGCAGCAGCAGTGCTTAAGGTGTTTGATGCTGTTCATGGGCTCGAAAAGTCGTTGTTGTCTGACCCGCGGAATGATCTCCCGGGCTACTTATCAGTGTTGAAACGCCTTGAGGAGGCTTTGAAGTTTTTGGCAGATAATTGTGGATTGGCAATTCAGTGGTTGGAAGATATAGTGGAGTATTTGGAGGATAATACGGTAGCTGATGAACGGTTCCTATCGAATTTGAAGAAGTCATTGAAAAATCTTAGAGAATTGCAGGATGATGGGGAGAGGGCTCACCTTGATGGTGGGCTTTTAGATGCCGCATTGGATAAGTTGGAAAATGAGTTTAGGAGGCTCTTGACCGAGCATAGTAATCCACTTCCaatgtcatcatcatcatccctTGGTGAGCAAGCATGCATCGCGCCATCACCTTTGCCGGTTAGTGTCATTCAGAAGTTGCAAGCAATTCTTGGGAGATTAATTGCTAATAAAAGACTTGATAAGTGTATATCAATCTATGTTGAAGTTCGTAGCTCAAATGTTAGAGCGAGTTTGCAGGCTCTTAATTTGGATTACCTTGAGATCTCTGTATCAGAATTCAATGACGTGACTAGCATAGAGGGGTATATAGCACAGTGGGGTAAGCATTTGGAGTTTGCAGTGAAGCATTTGTTTGAGGCAGAGTATAAGCTTTGTATTGATGTTTTTGAAAGGATGGGATTGGATGTGTGGATGGGTTGCTTTGCAAAGATAGCTGCTCAGGCTGGTATTCTTGCATTTCTTCAATTTGGGAAGACTGTTACAGAGAGTAGGAAAGACCCCAATAAGCTTTTAAAGTTGTTAGATATATTTGCATCTTTGAACAAATTGAGACTGGACTTTAACCGGCTGTTTGGTGGAGCAGCATGTGTTGAAATTCAGAACCTGACAAGGGATCTCATCAAGAGGGTGATTGATGGGGCAGCAGAGTTGTTCTGGGAGCTTCTGGATCAAGTTGCGTTACAAAGAGAGATCCCGCCTCCTCCAGATGGGGGTGTTCCAAGATTGGTAATCATCATTATTGATTACTGTAATAAGCTGCTTGGGGATGATTACAAGACGATCCTAACCCAGGTTCTGGTCATTCACCGGAGTTGGAAGCATGAAAAATTTCGAGAAAGGGTCCTTGTTAATGAGGTTTTGAACATAATCAAAGCCATTGAACAAAATTTGGAGGCATGGATGAAGGTTATTGAGGATGGCACCCTATCTCACTTTTTTGCAATGAACAACCACTGGTATTTGTACAAGCACCTGAAGGGAACAAAAGTTGGGGATCTCCTTGGTGATTCTTGGTTAAAAGAACATGAACAGTCCAAGGACTATCATTCCACTTACTTCTTGAAAGACAGCTGGGGAAAGCTTCCAGGTCATTTAAGTAGGGAAGGTCTGCTTATGTTTTCAGGTGGACGTGCTACTGCTCGTGATCTTGTCAAGAAAAGGCTGAAAGCATTCAATGAAGCTTTTGATGAGATGTATACGCAGCAGTCAAACTGGGTTGTGTCTGACAAAGATTTGAGGGAGAAGACATGCCAGGTTGTAGTGCAGGCGGTTGTGCCTGTTTACCGAAGCTACATGCAGAATTATGGACCCTTGGTAGAGCAAGATGCAAGTTCCAGCAAGTATGTAAAGTACACCGTGCAGACTTTGGAGAAAATGTTAATGTCTCTTTTTCATCCAAAGCCCGGGAGATATGGCAGTTTCAAAGGCAGGCAGTCTAGTGGGAAATTCAACAATGGAGTAGCAGATCTTCGTCGTACTGCTTCTGCAGTTGTCTGA
- the LOC115970441 gene encoding uncharacterized protein LOC115970441, producing the protein MDEVFKGNRPNTHFSKKGWTNIIATFEKKTGKEYPRAKYKHKWDSLKKDWVLWNKLKGSETGLGWDAAKGTIAATDEWWEKKLMDIAATGDLAWAHTSSVLPDDLETPKEGLGDTSAKSFSPNDDDDVHEDETPNITQPPNPTQKKGKKRVLSSSTQSKGKKGGTTLQLT; encoded by the exons ATGGATGAGGTATTTAAGGGTAATCGACCTAATACCCACTTTAGTAAAAAGGGTTGGACAAATATTATAGCaacatttgaaaagaaaactggAAAGGAATATCCTAGGGCGAAGTATAAGCATAAATGGGATAGTTTGAAGAAAGATTGGGTTCTTTGGAATAAGTTGAAGGGAAGTGAAACTGGATTGGGATGGGACGCAGCCAAAGGAACAATAGCTGCAACTGATGAGTGGTGGGAGAAGAAACTAATG GACATTGCGGCCACAGGAGATTTAGCATGGGCCCACACTTCAAGTGTGTTAcctgatgatcttgagacaccTAAGGAGGGATTAGGTGATACTTCTGCTAAGTCATTTTCtccaaatgatgatgatgacgttCATGAAGATGAGACTCCTAACATCACACAACCACCTAACCCAAcacaaaagaaaggaaagaagcgAGTTTTATCATCATCCACACAGAGTAAAGGGAAGAAAGGAGGAACGACATTACAGTTGACATAA